One genomic window of Gimesia chilikensis includes the following:
- a CDS encoding Nramp family divalent metal transporter — translation MSEAAAESATNARPHWWQRIGPGLVTACVVIGPGSILSSSNLGAKDGYSMIWVVLISVFFMLIYTSLGAKLGTVTEESTCTLLAKMVGRPLTILIGCGVFFISAAYQFGNNIGVHSALESYTDFKYGIVIFNAISLAFLFGFKNLYKLVERLMSIFVALMLASFAINLFFAKPNLLEMAEGVIPGYGSDGLDSILNLSLLGLVGTTFVISAAFYQSYLARFKGWKVQDLKDGRIDSVISVTIMALITIMIMSTAAAVLRGKELSGVSDVGNALQPLFGDKGQILFCIGLFSAAYSSFIVNSMIGGFILSDSLGLGGTPQDKWTRILTAAVLLTGMFVGLYVIQSGTKPVVAIVAAQAVTVVAAPLAAGALLLLTSSKKVMGEHRNGIGMNILASIGFVLLLGMAWYIASEKVLPQIQKMRGASTAMIQVEPVETKLALQNWN, via the coding sequence GTGAGTGAAGCAGCAGCAGAATCAGCAACGAATGCCCGGCCCCACTGGTGGCAACGGATTGGCCCCGGCCTGGTAACCGCCTGTGTGGTGATTGGTCCCGGAAGTATTTTATCGAGTTCCAATCTGGGAGCCAAAGACGGTTACAGCATGATCTGGGTCGTGCTGATCTCGGTTTTCTTTATGCTGATTTATACTTCACTCGGTGCGAAACTGGGGACAGTGACTGAAGAGTCGACCTGCACCCTGCTGGCTAAAATGGTGGGACGTCCGTTAACCATTTTGATTGGCTGCGGTGTCTTTTTTATCTCAGCCGCCTATCAGTTCGGAAATAATATCGGAGTGCATTCGGCTCTGGAAAGTTATACTGATTTCAAATATGGCATCGTGATCTTCAATGCGATTTCACTGGCGTTTCTGTTCGGCTTCAAGAACCTGTATAAGCTGGTCGAACGATTGATGTCGATCTTTGTGGCTTTGATGCTGGCGTCCTTTGCCATCAATCTGTTTTTCGCGAAACCCAATCTGCTGGAAATGGCAGAGGGGGTGATTCCCGGATATGGCAGTGACGGACTGGATTCGATTCTGAATCTTTCGTTGCTGGGACTGGTGGGAACCACCTTTGTAATTTCAGCCGCATTTTACCAGTCTTACCTGGCGCGGTTCAAAGGCTGGAAAGTTCAGGATCTGAAAGATGGCCGCATCGATTCTGTTATCAGCGTGACGATTATGGCATTGATCACGATCATGATCATGTCGACTGCAGCCGCGGTACTGCGGGGGAAAGAACTGTCGGGAGTCAGCGATGTCGGTAATGCATTGCAGCCGTTGTTTGGAGATAAAGGACAGATTCTGTTCTGCATTGGACTGTTCTCGGCAGCCTACTCTTCATTTATCGTGAATTCGATGATCGGCGGATTTATTCTGTCTGACAGCCTGGGCCTGGGGGGCACGCCCCAGGATAAGTGGACGCGTATTCTGACGGCAGCGGTACTGTTGACCGGGATGTTCGTCGGGCTCTACGTGATCCAGTCGGGGACGAAACCGGTGGTGGCGATTGTTGCTGCCCAGGCGGTGACCGTTGTGGCGGCCCCTCTGGCTGCGGGCGCGTTATTGTTGCTGACCAGCAGTAAAAAAGTGATGGGCGAACATCGGAACGGAATCGGGATGAATATTCTGGCCAGCATCGGCTTTGTGCTGTTGCTGGGGATGGCCTGGTATATTGCGAGTGAGAAAGTACTGCCCCAGATTCAGAAAATGCGGGGTGCATCCACGGCGATGATTCAGGTTGAACCTGTGGAAACGAAACTTGCGCTTCAAAACTGGAACTGA